The stretch of DNA GGTCGCCCGGAACGGCATGACCATGGTGCCGCTGACCCGCCGGGCCGGCGGCATCCAGGCATACAAGATGGTGCTCTCGCCCGAGTCCCGCGGGGAGCCGGATCCGCAGACCCACGAGGGCTACGAGTGGCTGTACGTGCTCAACGGCCGGCTCCGGCTCGTCCTGGGCGAGCACGACCTGGTGCTCACCCCGGGCGAGGCCGCCGAGTTCGACACCCGGGTGCCGCACTGGTTCGGCCCCGCCGGCGACGAGCCGGCGGAGATGCTCAGCCTCTTCGGCCGGCAGGGCGAGCGCGTGCACCTGCGCGCCCGCCCCAAGAAGCGCGCCTCCGGGGAGGGCGAGGGCTGACGGGTCCCGCCCGGCCGTGCAGACCGCGGCCGCCCGGTCTCACCCGGGCCGGCGGGCCCGCGGGACGCCGGACCGGGCGGGGCGGGGCGCCGCCCCACTCGGCCGTCGCGGCCGGGGCGCCGGGCGGATCCGCACGGCCGGATGGGACCGGACGGCGGTGGCGCGCCGCTCCGTGCGCCGGCGGCGGGCCCCTTCGGGCGGCCGGCGCCCTGAGTCGCCGTTCCGGTGCGGGTCCGGGGACCGGGACCTT from Nocardiopsis composta encodes:
- a CDS encoding helix-turn-helix domain-containing protein, yielding MDDDLDRALDAVGPRLRALRRRRETTLTELSAATGISVSTLSRLESGARRPNLELLLPLARAHGVTLDELVDAPPTGDPRVHLRPVARNGMTMVPLTRRAGGIQAYKMVLSPESRGEPDPQTHEGYEWLYVLNGRLRLVLGEHDLVLTPGEAAEFDTRVPHWFGPAGDEPAEMLSLFGRQGERVHLRARPKKRASGEGEG